In Streptomyces venezuelae, the sequence AGGACGAGGAACGTCTGCATGCCCGCCTCCAGACCGGCCAGCACGTCAGTGTCCATCCGGTCGCCGATCATCGCGCTGGTCTCCGAGTGCGCGCCGATCGCGTTCAGGCCGGTACGCATCATCAGCGGGTTCGGCTTCCCGGCGAAGTACGGCTTCTTGCCGGTCGCCTTGGTGATCAGCGCGGCGACGGCGCCCGTGGCCGGGAGCGGGCCCTCGGTGGAGGGGCCGGTCTCGTCGGGGTTGGTGCAGATGAAGCGCGCGCCCGCGTTGATCAGGCGGACCGCCTTGGTCATCGCCTCGAAGCTGTACGTCCGGGTCTCGCCGAGGACCACGTAGTCGGGCTCGTGGTCGGTCAGGATGTAGCCGATGTCGTGGAGGGCGGTGGTCAGGCCGGCCTCGCCGATGACGTACGCCGTGCCGCCCGGACGCTGGTCGTCGAGGAACTTCGCGGTGGCCAGCGCCGAGGTCCAGATGTTCTCGACGGGGACCTGCAGCCCCATGCGGCTCAGGCGGGCCTGGAGGTCGCGGGGGGTGTAGATCGAGTTGTTGGTCAGCACCAGGAAGGGCTTGCCGGACTCGCGCAGCCGCTTGATGAAGGCATCGGCGCCGGGGATCGGGGTGCCCTCGTGGATGAGGACCCCGTCCATGTCGGTGAGCCAGGATTCGATCGGCTTGCGCTCTGCCACTGGACTGTTCTCCGCTCTCGGTGACCTGCGACCTCTGGTCTCTGCCACCCTAACGGGGCCGGGCCGTCGACGTCCCTGCCGTCCACAGCCCGGACCGCGGGAGGGGGATCAGCCCAGGCGGACGTTGTCGACGGTCCAGAACCAGTTGTTGTTGCCGCTGTAGCGGAAGCGGACCTGGACGTCGGTGGCGCCGGCGGGGACCTGGAGGGCGAGGGACTCGGACCTGGCGACGGCGTCGGCGGTGTAGGTCTTCACCACGACCGGGGCGGCGCCGTTGTAGGAGACCAGGACCTGGCCGGTCTGGCCGGCCTCGTGACGGTAGTGCGTCTGGAAGGTCAGGTTCCGTGTGCTGCCGCCGGCGACCGTCCACTTGGGGGTGACGAGGGTGGAGTCGAAGGTGCCGGTGTGGCTCTTGTCGTCCCACTCGTCGGAGTCGGCGACGGCGAAGACGTCACGGGAGCGGACGTTCAGCTCGCGCCACTGGTCGCGCTGCGACTGGCTCCAGAACTCGTCGGTCGCGAAGGCCCAGCCGGCCCACTCGGTGACACCGCCCGTGCCCATCTTGGAGTTGTCGACGGACCACCCGGCGGGCGGGGTGTGCGTGAAGCCCTTCACGCCGGCCGGGATGCCCGTCTCGTCCACCCGGGCCTGGAGGTTCGGGCGCAGGCCGTCGAACGGGTCGTCGTCCGGGGCGTTCAGCGGGACGCCGTCGAGAGCGGAGGTGCTGACGCCGACCTGGGCGAGCGCGGTGGCGGCGACGTCGGCCAGCCGCACGTCGGTGCGTACGGAGCCGGCCGGGATGCCCGCGCCCTTGGCGATGACGAAGGTGCCGCGCTCCTGGATGGTGGAGCCGCCGTGGCCGCCGGAGTCGGTGTGGCCGTGGTCGGTGGTGACGAGGATCTTCCAGTTCTCCTGGGCGTACGTCGGGCGGTTCTTGACGGCCGTGAGGAGCTGGCCCACCAGGGTGTCGACACGGGCGATGGTGTCGAGGTACTGCTGGCTGGCCGCGCCGTAGGAGTGGCCGGCCGCGTCGATCTCGCCGAGGTAGACGAAGGCGGCGTCCGGGTTCTGGCCCTGCAGTTCGGCGGCGGCCGCGGCGATCTTCGGGTCCTCGGAGCGGTAGCCGTCGCGGTCGCCCTTGAGGGAGAGCCGCTTGTCGACCTTCGCGGAGAAGATCGGGCCGTTCTGGTCGGTGGAGGTGATGGGCTCCCAGTCGGCGGCCGCGTAGGTGTTGAGCGCCGGCCTGGCGTTCTCGATGCGGGTCAGGAAGTCCGGGTGGGCGGTGTAGTTCTTACCGGTGAAGGAGTTGTCCTTCACGCCGTGCTTGTCGGGCCAGACCCCGGTGGCGATGGTGGACCAGCCGGGGCCCGAGGAGGTGGCGGCCATCGGGCTCGCGTAGAGGGTGCTGCGGGCGGTCAGGCCCTGGGCCATCAGACCGTTGAGGTGGGGTGCGTTGGCCGCCTTGACGCGGTCCAGGACCGCGCCGTCGATGCCGATG encodes:
- a CDS encoding HAD-IIA family hydrolase produces the protein MAERKPIESWLTDMDGVLIHEGTPIPGADAFIKRLRESGKPFLVLTNNSIYTPRDLQARLSRMGLQVPVENIWTSALATAKFLDDQRPGGTAYVIGEAGLTTALHDIGYILTDHEPDYVVLGETRTYSFEAMTKAVRLINAGARFICTNPDETGPSTEGPLPATGAVAALITKATGKKPYFAGKPNPLMMRTGLNAIGAHSETSAMIGDRMDTDVLAGLEAGMQTFLVLTGLTTEQDTEKFPFRPTRTVASIADLVDLV
- a CDS encoding alkaline phosphatase family protein, which gives rise to MSPVLPGRRALAATAVTSALIAATVAATPAGAAGAAANTDKVLVIGIDGAVLDRVKAANAPHLNGLMAQGLTARSTLYASPMAATSSGPGWSTIATGVWPDKHGVKDNSFTGKNYTAHPDFLTRIENARPALNTYAAADWEPITSTDQNGPIFSAKVDKRLSLKGDRDGYRSEDPKIAAAAAELQGQNPDAAFVYLGEIDAAGHSYGAASQQYLDTIARVDTLVGQLLTAVKNRPTYAQENWKILVTTDHGHTDSGGHGGSTIQERGTFVIAKGAGIPAGSVRTDVRLADVAATALAQVGVSTSALDGVPLNAPDDDPFDGLRPNLQARVDETGIPAGVKGFTHTPPAGWSVDNSKMGTGGVTEWAGWAFATDEFWSQSQRDQWRELNVRSRDVFAVADSDEWDDKSHTGTFDSTLVTPKWTVAGGSTRNLTFQTHYRHEAGQTGQVLVSYNGAAPVVVKTYTADAVARSESLALQVPAGATDVQVRFRYSGNNNWFWTVDNVRLG